In one Desulfomicrobium escambiense DSM 10707 genomic region, the following are encoded:
- the rplT gene encoding 50S ribosomal protein L20: MRVKRGKTAHRRHKKFLTLAKGYRAGRRVLYRTARETVERALCFAYRDRKQKKRAFRKLWIVRINAGVRQYGLTYNRFMHGLKLAEINLNRKALADMAVYEKDAFAKLCEMVKSKAN; the protein is encoded by the coding sequence ATGAGAGTCAAAAGAGGAAAAACAGCCCACAGAAGGCACAAGAAGTTTCTGACCCTTGCCAAGGGCTACCGCGCAGGCCGCAGAGTCCTGTACCGCACCGCCCGCGAAACCGTCGAGCGCGCCTTATGTTTCGCCTACCGCGACCGGAAGCAGAAGAAGAGAGCCTTCCGCAAGCTGTGGATCGTGCGCATCAACGCCGGCGTGCGCCAGTACGGCCTGACCTACAACCGCTTCATGCACGGCCTGAAGCTCGCCGAGATCAATCTCAACCGTAAGGCCCTGGCCGACATGGCTGTCTATGAAAAGGACGCCTTCGCCAAGCTGTGTGAAATGGTAAAATCCAAGGCGAACTAG
- the infC gene encoding translation initiation factor IF-3 has protein sequence MLSAAKARRNKQIRAKEIRVVGDDGNQLGIMSVPEALERAEQLGLDLVEVAPNAKPPVCKIMDYGKYLYEEKKKSQEAKKRQTQIQVKEIKFRPHTDDHDLMTKVKHIRRFIEDGDRCKVTVFFRGREMAHKDRGQVILDRVVEMLADVAKVEQTSRVEGRTMFLLLAGLPKK, from the coding sequence ATTCTTTCAGCTGCTAAGGCCCGCCGGAACAAGCAAATCAGGGCCAAGGAAATCCGGGTTGTAGGAGATGACGGGAACCAGTTGGGCATCATGAGCGTGCCCGAGGCTCTGGAACGTGCCGAACAATTGGGTCTTGACCTGGTCGAGGTGGCGCCAAACGCCAAGCCGCCGGTCTGCAAGATCATGGACTACGGCAAGTATCTCTACGAGGAAAAGAAGAAGTCCCAGGAAGCCAAGAAGCGCCAGACCCAGATTCAGGTCAAGGAAATCAAGTTCCGGCCGCACACCGACGACCACGACCTGATGACCAAGGTCAAGCACATCCGCCGCTTCATCGAAGACGGGGACCGTTGCAAGGTCACGGTCTTTTTCCGTGGGCGCGAGATGGCGCACAAGGATCGCGGACAGGTCATCCTGGACCGGGTGGTCGAAATGCTCGCCGATGTGGCCAAGGTCGAGCAGACTTCCCGTGTCGAAGGCCGGACCATGTTCCTGCTGCTGGCAGGGCTTCCCAAGAAATAG
- the pheS gene encoding phenylalanine--tRNA ligase subunit alpha, with protein sequence MAHDITCKLESLVPELTEALGQASSLEELEELRVRFLGRKGLLADLMSGLTALSPEERPAAGKAANQVKTAMTSLWEDRLAALKAREQEKALGAFDPSFPSWQPDLGSLHPVTRVTREICAVFTGLGFEVVSGPEVENDFNNFEALNLPPEHPARDMQDTLYISDSILLRTHTSPLQVRTMLARKPPLGVVAPGKVYRRDSDITHTPMFHQVEGLLVDTNVTMADLRGILTAFVQTVFSHDTKVRFRPSFFPFTEPSAEVDISCVICGGKGRVNGEPCRVCKETGWVEILGCGMVDPAVFEKVGYDPEVYTGFAFGLGVERIAMLKYGIGDLRMFFENDLRFLRQFA encoded by the coding sequence GTGGCTCACGATATCACTTGCAAGCTGGAAAGCCTGGTCCCGGAGCTGACTGAAGCCCTGGGCCAGGCTTCTTCATTGGAAGAGTTGGAGGAACTGCGCGTCCGCTTTCTTGGCCGCAAGGGCCTCCTGGCCGACCTCATGTCCGGGCTGACGGCGCTTTCGCCCGAGGAACGCCCGGCCGCAGGCAAGGCCGCCAACCAGGTCAAGACCGCAATGACCTCCCTGTGGGAGGATCGGCTGGCCGCCCTCAAGGCGCGCGAACAGGAGAAGGCCCTGGGCGCCTTCGACCCCTCGTTCCCGTCCTGGCAGCCGGACCTGGGTTCCCTGCACCCCGTGACCCGCGTGACCCGCGAGATCTGCGCGGTCTTCACCGGCCTGGGTTTCGAGGTCGTGTCCGGTCCCGAGGTCGAGAACGACTTCAACAACTTCGAGGCCCTGAACCTCCCGCCCGAGCACCCCGCCCGGGACATGCAGGACACCCTCTACATTTCCGACTCCATCCTGCTTCGCACCCATACCTCGCCCCTGCAGGTGCGGACCATGCTGGCCCGCAAACCGCCTCTGGGCGTTGTCGCGCCGGGCAAGGTCTACCGCCGCGACTCGGACATCACGCACACCCCCATGTTCCATCAGGTCGAAGGGCTGCTCGTGGACACGAACGTGACCATGGCCGACCTGCGCGGCATCCTCACGGCCTTTGTCCAGACCGTGTTCAGCCATGACACCAAGGTCCGCTTCCGGCCGAGCTTCTTCCCCTTCACGGAGCCCAGCGCCGAGGTGGACATCAGCTGCGTCATCTGCGGCGGCAAGGGCCGCGTGAACGGCGAGCCCTGCCGCGTGTGCAAGGAGACGGGCTGGGTGGAGATCCTGGGCTGCGGCATGGTCGACCCGGCCGTGTTCGAGAAGGTCGGGTACGACCCGGAAGTCTACACCGGCTTCGCCTTCGGCCTCGGGGTGGAGCGCATCGCCATGCTCAAGTACGGCATCGGCGACCTGCGCATGTTTTTCGAGAACGATCTGCGCTTCCTCCGGCAATTCGCCTGA
- the thrS gene encoding threonine--tRNA ligase, with amino-acid sequence MAQIQGQDIEIQAGQTCADALRGVLSGKKMKSVVACECDGILVDLAQTVPAGTATLEPVFLETPKGLAVLRHSAAHVMAEAVKELFPSAKVTIGPDIENGFYYDFDYERPFTPEDLEQIEERMRASVAANRPFSREEMSASEAKALFASMGETYKLEIIDDLGADRVSVYRHGDFADLCRGPHLPSTGFLQAVKLTSVAGAYWRGDSSRPMLQRIYGTAFATPKDLKAHLAMIEEAKKRDHRKLGPQLDLFSFHERGGAGMAYWHPKGGLLRTILEDFVNKEMIRRGYGIVRTPQILKRDLWETSGHYANYRENMYFTEIDEVPYGVKPMNCVAHMLIYNTSQRSYRDLPVRLFEFGVVHRHELSGVLHGLMRVRQFTQDDAHIICRPDQLQDEIKGVMAWIQDLMGVFGFEYTMEISTRPEKSIGSDEDWERATAALMDAMNEMGLPYAINEGDGAFYGPKIDVKLRDCLGRLWQCSTIQVDFTLPDRFDLVYVGEDGERHRPVMVHRAIMGSVERFIGILTEHFAGAFPAWLAPVQARILTVTDSHNEFARSCQEALRREGVRVELDLRNEKLGYKVREAQLEKIPYALVIGDQEVEQASVNVRALGGTNLGAMPINAFAALLREECEKPFKNGGMRYSFSC; translated from the coding sequence AGGGACAGGACATCGAGATCCAGGCGGGGCAGACCTGCGCCGACGCGCTGCGCGGCGTGCTTTCCGGCAAGAAGATGAAATCCGTGGTTGCGTGCGAATGCGACGGAATCCTCGTCGATCTGGCGCAGACCGTGCCGGCCGGGACCGCGACCCTGGAGCCCGTGTTCCTCGAAACCCCCAAGGGCCTGGCCGTCCTGCGCCACAGCGCCGCCCACGTCATGGCCGAGGCCGTGAAGGAGCTTTTCCCTTCCGCCAAGGTCACCATCGGCCCGGACATCGAAAACGGCTTCTACTACGATTTCGATTACGAGCGCCCTTTCACTCCCGAGGACCTGGAGCAGATCGAGGAGCGCATGCGCGCGTCCGTGGCCGCCAACCGCCCCTTCTCCCGCGAGGAGATGAGCGCGAGTGAGGCCAAGGCCCTGTTCGCCTCCATGGGTGAAACCTACAAGCTCGAAATCATCGACGACCTCGGCGCGGACCGCGTGTCCGTGTACCGCCACGGCGACTTCGCCGACCTCTGCCGTGGCCCGCACCTGCCCTCCACGGGTTTCCTGCAGGCCGTGAAGCTGACCTCCGTGGCCGGCGCCTACTGGCGCGGCGATTCCTCCCGCCCCATGCTGCAGCGCATCTACGGTACGGCCTTCGCCACTCCCAAGGACCTGAAGGCCCACCTGGCCATGATCGAGGAGGCCAAGAAGCGCGACCACCGCAAGCTCGGCCCCCAGCTCGACCTTTTCAGCTTCCACGAACGTGGCGGCGCGGGCATGGCCTACTGGCACCCCAAGGGCGGCCTGTTGCGGACCATCCTCGAAGATTTCGTGAACAAGGAAATGATCCGCCGCGGCTACGGCATCGTGCGCACCCCCCAAATTTTGAAGCGCGACCTGTGGGAGACCTCCGGGCACTACGCCAACTACCGTGAGAACATGTACTTCACGGAGATCGACGAGGTCCCCTACGGCGTGAAGCCCATGAACTGCGTGGCGCACATGCTCATCTACAACACGAGCCAGCGCAGCTACCGCGACCTGCCCGTGCGCCTCTTCGAGTTCGGCGTGGTGCACCGCCACGAGCTTTCGGGCGTGCTGCACGGCCTCATGCGCGTGCGCCAGTTCACCCAGGACGACGCCCACATCATCTGCCGTCCGGATCAGCTCCAGGACGAGATCAAGGGTGTCATGGCCTGGATCCAGGACCTCATGGGCGTGTTCGGGTTCGAATACACCATGGAGATTAGCACCCGCCCCGAGAAGTCTATCGGCTCCGACGAGGACTGGGAGCGGGCGACGGCCGCCCTCATGGACGCCATGAACGAAATGGGCCTGCCCTACGCCATCAACGAGGGCGACGGCGCCTTCTACGGACCCAAGATCGACGTCAAGCTGCGCGACTGCCTGGGCCGCCTGTGGCAGTGCTCGACCATCCAGGTCGATTTCACCTTGCCGGATCGTTTCGACTTGGTATACGTGGGCGAAGATGGCGAACGGCACCGGCCTGTCATGGTGCACCGCGCCATCATGGGGTCGGTGGAGCGGTTCATCGGCATCCTCACGGAACATTTCGCCGGGGCCTTCCCGGCTTGGCTCGCGCCCGTGCAGGCCCGCATCCTGACCGTGACCGACAGCCACAACGAATTTGCCCGTTCGTGCCAGGAAGCGTTGCGGCGCGAAGGGGTGCGCGTGGAACTGGATCTGCGCAACGAGAAGCTCGGGTACAAGGTGCGCGAGGCCCAGCTGGAGAAGATTCCGTACGCACTTGTCATCGGTGATCAGGAAGTCGAGCAGGCCAGCGTCAATGTGCGCGCGCTCGGCGGCACCAATCTGGGTGCCATGCCCATCAATGCCTTCGCCGCCCTGTTGCGGGAAGAGTGCGAGAAACCCTTTAAAAATGGAGGAATGAGATATTCTTTCAGCTGCTAA
- the rpmI gene encoding 50S ribosomal protein L35, giving the protein MSKVKTNRSAAKRFQVTGSGKVKRSHANMRHILTKKSAKRKRQLRQSTTAAQSCVAAIRRLVPYIF; this is encoded by the coding sequence ATGTCAAAGGTCAAGACCAACAGAAGTGCAGCCAAGCGTTTTCAGGTCACGGGCAGCGGCAAGGTGAAGAGAAGCCATGCCAACATGCGCCACATCCTGACCAAGAAATCCGCGAAGCGCAAAAGACAGCTGCGTCAGTCCACCACGGCTGCCCAGTCCTGTGTTGCCGCCATTCGCCGCTTGGTCCCGTACATTTTCTAG